The genomic stretch TAAATATTGGTAACCGCATTATTGAGTGCCTTACTTCCGGTGGCCCTGACGGTCAGCTTCGTGCTGCCGAAATGTCTTACCCCAAGACAAAATTCCAGGATTTGATGGATGACTTGTTTGGTGAAACCGGTAAAAAAATCATTCGTAAAAGTAATGAGATTTTGTTTGAACAGGATGGAGATATACTTTATCCTTATCAACTGTCTTCCGGTGAGAAGCAGATTTTGGTTATCTTGCTGACGGTTCTGGTACAAGACAACCGTCGGGGAGTCCTGTTTATGGATGAACCTGAAGTATCCTTGCATGTGGAATGGCAGCAACGCCTTATTTCATTGATACGGCAATTGAATCCTAATGTACAGATTGTGTTGACAACTCATTCGCCTGCTGTGATTATGGATGGCTGGCTGGATGCAGTGACCGAGGTGAGTGATATTACAAAATAAACAATTTCTAACGACGATACTATGGGAAAAAGATTGTCCGAGAATCTGTCCTCCTTATATATTGGTGCGGCCAACAAATTGAAACCTAAATGTTCGCGACGCAAGATTATTGCATACGTTGAGAGCTATGATGATATTTCATTCTGGCGTACCTTGTTAGGTGAATACGAAAATGAAACTCGTTATTTCGAAGTGATGCTTCCTTCGAAAACCACTTTGGCTAAAGGTAAGAAGTCTGTGCTGATGAATGAACTGGGACCTCAGTTGGGACAAAATATGATAGCTTGTGTAGATAGTGATTATGACTATCTGTTACAGGGGGCTACCCATACTTCACGTTATATTATAAATAACAAATATGTTTTTCATACCTATGCATATGCTATAGAAAACTATCAGTGTTATGCTGAAGCATTGCATGAGGTTTGTGTCATGGCAACGTTGAATGACCATCCGTTGGTGGATTTTGTCGCTTTTATGCGTATGTATTCCCAAATAGCTTATCCGTTGTTCATTTGGTCGGTGTGGTTTTATAGAAAACATAATCTTTCCGAATTTTCTTTGCTTGACTTCTGTTCGTATGTGAAATTGGATAGAGTCAGTGTCTATCATCCTGAACGGAGTTTAGAGAGTATGAGCCGCAGGGTGAGGCGTAAATTATTGGAACTGGAACGCCGCCATCCGAAAGCCTTGGAGGAAATAGAGGCGATGAAGCGGGAATTTGCCAAATTGGGAGTGAATGAGGACAATACCTATATGTTTATTCAAGGACATCACATTATGGATAGTGTAGTGATGAGATTGTTAGTACCTGTCTGCAATGTGTTACGCCGTGAACGTGAAACGGAGATTAAAGAACTGGCAGAGCATAATATGCAGTTTCATAATGAACTGACCAGCTATCAGCGCCGGCAGTTGGGAGTAGACATTGTACTCCGCAAACATACCAGCTATAAGTTATCACCTCTTTATAAAAAATTGGAAGCAGATATAGAACGTTTCTTGAAACATATCTGAATCGGTTATTTCTTATGGGAGGCAAGTGCTTTGGCTATGAAATGATCTAGTGAGAATTTACCCGGTCCTGCTATATACAATAATATGAATACTACCAGATAAATAAAGGCTAATTCTTTAACGGCGAAAGGATCAGAACCATGAACAACAAAGAATGCGATACACATGGTGAAGATCATCGGAAGCATTGCCAAGCGATAAAGGAATCCGAAAATGAAAGCCATCGAACAAACCATTTCACCAAAAATAGCCAGTACCAGTGAAAGTTGGCTGCCTATTCCTAAAGGATCGGGAAAACTGCCGGACATGACATCGTAGTTGGCCCATTTCTGTACACCGTGCGACATGAGTAAAATACCAAACAGGATTCGTAAAGCTAATATCAGAAGTGACATAGCAGTGCCATCGGGCTTGGATGGAAATAAGAATTTATAAATGACTGACATAATACGTTTTTATTTTTTTGTTTATACTATATTTATATAAACGTAACAAAAGGGTGAAATGTTCAAATCATTCACTGTTTGTTTCTTTGGAGATGGTTGATTCGCTCATATTAATTTTTTATTGTAGAAAAACTCTTGAAACGAATGTCAGGACTTCGTGCAAAAGGAATAAAAAAAGAACAATTATAATAAATATTAGTTCTATATGGTATAATGTTTGTCGTACCTTAGGTAACGATAAAAGCTAACATACGAATATATGAAAACAATTAAATGTATTGGAGTGCTGACATCCGGAGGGGATGCTTCTGGCATGAATGCCGCTATCCGTGCGGTAACCCGGAGTGCAATTTGTAACGGATTTAAAGTGAAGGGTATTTATAGAGGATATGAAGGGCTGATTAATGGAGAAGTGAAGGAACTGACCACCCAGGATGTGAGCAGTGTTATTCAACGTGGAGGAACGATGTTGAAGACAGCCCGTTCTGCTGAATTCCAAACAGTAGAAGGACGCAAGAAAGCATACGATACTATGCAG from Phocaeicola dorei encodes the following:
- a CDS encoding AAA family ATPase, with translation MKKQADYIKRIEIKRLWGRKDISWELRPDVNILSGVNGIGKSTILNRSVNSLTALEGGALSNGSTPGVHFVFSPEDATLIHFDVIRSFDRPLIHSELLEKMADKNVKTELDWQLYQLQRRYLDYQVNIGNRIIECLTSGGPDGQLRAAEMSYPKTKFQDLMDDLFGETGKKIIRKSNEILFEQDGDILYPYQLSSGEKQILVILLTVLVQDNRRGVLFMDEPEVSLHVEWQQRLISLIRQLNPNVQIVLTTHSPAVIMDGWLDAVTEVSDITK
- a CDS encoding DUF4435 domain-containing protein; its protein translation is MGKRLSENLSSLYIGAANKLKPKCSRRKIIAYVESYDDISFWRTLLGEYENETRYFEVMLPSKTTLAKGKKSVLMNELGPQLGQNMIACVDSDYDYLLQGATHTSRYIINNKYVFHTYAYAIENYQCYAEALHEVCVMATLNDHPLVDFVAFMRMYSQIAYPLFIWSVWFYRKHNLSEFSLLDFCSYVKLDRVSVYHPERSLESMSRRVRRKLLELERRHPKALEEIEAMKREFAKLGVNEDNTYMFIQGHHIMDSVVMRLLVPVCNVLRRERETEIKELAEHNMQFHNELTSYQRRQLGVDIVLRKHTSYKLSPLYKKLEADIERFLKHI
- a CDS encoding DoxX family protein; the protein is MSVIYKFLFPSKPDGTAMSLLILALRILFGILLMSHGVQKWANYDVMSGSFPDPLGIGSQLSLVLAIFGEMVCSMAFIFGFLYRLAMLPMIFTMCIAFFVVHGSDPFAVKELAFIYLVVFILLYIAGPGKFSLDHFIAKALASHKK